In a single window of the Rhineura floridana isolate rRhiFlo1 chromosome 3, rRhiFlo1.hap2, whole genome shotgun sequence genome:
- the LOC133381060 gene encoding tripartite motif-containing protein 10-like isoform X2 encodes MPADPRKQSQELLERTTAGRVKMVAAFQQLHQFLEDQEKPLLAQMKEVEEEIERGKKEVSSFDTVIQEMEEKCRQPATELLKDIKSAMQRYKEKVKSEKPVPFPWKLKLRILDFRDLNLFLEDVMEHFRDSLVSGLQLRK; translated from the exons atgCCAGCAGACCCACGGAAACAAAGCCAAGAGCTCCTT GAACGGACAACAGCAGGGAGggtgaagatggtggctgcgttCCAGCAACTACACCAGTTTCTGGAAGACCAGGAGAAACCTCTGCTGGCCCAGATGAAGGAGGTGGAAGAGGAgattgaaaggggaaaaaaggaagtcTCCTCTTTTGATACTGTTATCCAGGAGATGGAGGAGAAGTGTCGGCAGCCAGCAACTGAACTCCTGAAG GATATTAAGAGTGCCATGCAGAG GTACAAGGAGAAAGTGAAATCTGAGAAACCTGTACCTTTTCCTTGGAAGCTGAAGTTGAGGATCTTGGACTTCCGGGATTTAAACCTCTTTCTGGAGGATGTCATGGAGCACTTCAGAG aCTCTCTGGTATCTGGACTTCAGCTGCGAAAG TAA
- the LOC133381060 gene encoding tripartite motif-containing protein 10-like isoform X1 gives MAAAPPLMDVEQEATCSICLQWLADPVTLDCGHNFCQACITYYSKIWGELGDLECPVCKAKIKKGNFRPNWQLANIVKKIKSLSLSPGKEALCIRHKEKLTRFCKEDEKLLCSVCEKCLEHKTHTMLPLAEAAQEYKKQIFSFLETLRKEREEMPADPRKQSQELLERTTAGRVKMVAAFQQLHQFLEDQEKPLLAQMKEVEEEIERGKKEVSSFDTVIQEMEEKCRQPATELLKDIKSAMQRYKEKVKSEKPVPFPWKLKLRILDFRDLNLFLEDVMEHFRDSLVSGLQLRK, from the exons ATGGCCGCAGCTCCACCACTGATGGATGTGGAACAGGAAGCCACATGCTCCATCTGCCTGCAGTGGCTGGCAGACCCAGTGACCTTGGACTGTGGCCACAACTTCTGTCAGGCCTGCATCACCTACTACTCTAAAATATGGGGAGaactgggagatttggagtgccCTGTTTGTAAAGCCAAAATCAAGAAGGGGAATTTCCGGCCAAACTGGCAGCTGGCAAACATAGTCAAAAAAATTAAGAGTCTGTCACTAAGTCCTGGAAAAGAGGCCCTCTGCATAAGGCACAAGGAAAAACTAACCCGATTTTGCAAAGAGGATGAAAAATTGCTCTGTTCAGTTTGTGAGAAATGCTTAGAGCATAAAACACATACTATGCTTCCtttagcagaggctgctcaagaatACAAG AAACAGATCTTTAGCTTCCTGGAGACtctgaggaaagagagagaagagatgCCAGCAGACCCACGGAAACAAAGCCAAGAGCTCCTT GAACGGACAACAGCAGGGAGggtgaagatggtggctgcgttCCAGCAACTACACCAGTTTCTGGAAGACCAGGAGAAACCTCTGCTGGCCCAGATGAAGGAGGTGGAAGAGGAgattgaaaggggaaaaaaggaagtcTCCTCTTTTGATACTGTTATCCAGGAGATGGAGGAGAAGTGTCGGCAGCCAGCAACTGAACTCCTGAAG GATATTAAGAGTGCCATGCAGAG GTACAAGGAGAAAGTGAAATCTGAGAAACCTGTACCTTTTCCTTGGAAGCTGAAGTTGAGGATCTTGGACTTCCGGGATTTAAACCTCTTTCTGGAGGATGTCATGGAGCACTTCAGAG aCTCTCTGGTATCTGGACTTCAGCTGCGAAAG TAA